In Clostridium sp. JN-1, one genomic interval encodes:
- the acpP gene encoding acyl carrier protein yields MIFEKVKSIISEQLGIDAGEIKMESSFIDDLGADSLDVVELIMALETEFDLEIPDEDAEKVTIVGDIVDYIKAHTEE; encoded by the coding sequence GTGATATTTGAAAAGGTTAAAAGTATAATATCAGAACAACTTGGTATTGATGCAGGGGAAATAAAAATGGAATCATCTTTTATCGATGACTTAGGTGCTGATTCTCTTGATGTTGTTGAATTGATAATGGCTCTAGAGACAGAGTTTGATTTAGAAATACCTGATGAAGATGCTGAAAAAGTAACTATTGTTGGGGATATAGTTGATTACATAAAAGCTCATACAGAAGAATAA